The Octopus bimaculoides isolate UCB-OBI-ISO-001 chromosome 1, ASM119413v2, whole genome shotgun sequence genome contains the following window.
CTTTATTGGCGGCACATAATTACATAGACTCCATATTATTTTTGTGGTGCTGTATCATCAACATTTACTGAGGCTTTCCTCTTACATAATGCCTTTCATAACTTTAAATGACTGATGTCTAAGTTCAAGATTCCATCTTACCCAGTTCCCTTATGACTGAAAAAAAAGtcttcattgaaaatatttggaaaaatatttctCTGATGAAAATTACAGAAGAAAAGTAGTTTTTCTATTTTGCAAAGAAGATTTGAAATTATGGAGAAGAAATTGAGTGAGAGTTGCATTCATAATGAAAGAGAGCCTGATAAGGCTCATACAGGGAAGATATACCTGTGTGACATCTGTGGGAAGTCTTTTAAGATAGGAAGATATTTAATCCAACATAAATTAATCCACACAGATTCAAAACTTTACAATTGTGATACATGTGGTAAAAGGTTCTCTACAAATCAATGTTTGTCTAaccacaaacgcattcatacaggagagaaaccatatcattgtcaTATTTGTGGTAAAACTTTCTCTCAAAATAGTAACTTGTTAaaccacaaacgtattcatacaggggaaaagccgtatcactgtgatatttgtggtaaattattttctataaatagtaatttattgaaacatgtacgtatgcatacaggtgagaaaccatatcattgtgatatctgtggcaaagcaTTCTCTGTAAAATGTAGCTTactgaaacacaaacatactcatacaggagaaaagccattccactgtgatatttgtggtaaagcattttCTGAAAACAGTAATTTACTgaatcacaaacgtattcacacaggtgagaaaccatatcactgtgatatttgtggtaaatcattctctgaaaatagcAATTTATTGAAACATAAGCGCAtgcatacaggtgagaaaccatatcattgtgatatctgtggtaaagcattctctgTAAACAGTCATTTGTctaagcacaaacgtattcacacaggtgagaaaccatacctGTGTGCTATCTGTGGTATGACATTCTCTCAAAGTTCTAATTTATTAacccataaacgtattcatacaggagaaaagccatatcattgtgatatctgtggtaaaacttTCAATGCTAATGGCAATTTATCTAaccacaagcgtattcatacagggaagaaacaatatcactgtgatatctgtggtaaatcattatCTCAGAAAGGTCGTTTACTatctcataaacgtattcatacaggagaaaaaccataccactgtgatatatgtAGCAAAAAGTTCTCTACTAATGAATATTTATCTaaccacaaacgtattcacacaggggagaaaccataccgctgtgacatttgtggtaaagcattctctgGGAATAGTCACTTATTGACtcatagacgtattcatacaggtgagaaaccatatcactgtgatatttgtggtaaatcattctctgatggTAGTCATTtatctaaacacaaacgtattcacacaggtgagaaaccatatcactgtgatatctgtggtaaatcattctctcagaatatCAATTTACTAACCCATcgacgtattcacacaggagagaaaccatatcattgtgatatttgtggtaaagcattctctctAAATTGCCATTTATctaatcacaaacgtattcatacaggttaGAAAACATTCCACTGTGATATACATGTCAGATAATACTTTCAACAAAGTAATTtattaacccttaagcatttatAATTAATAGAaccatacatttataatatttgtGCTAAAACATTGTCTTATTAACCTATTGTCTAAGCATTATCagatatatttactcacacacacacacacacacacaaaaggtaaACCATGGCTCAGTTCTTT
Protein-coding sequences here:
- the LOC106867903 gene encoding zinc finger protein 665, with product MEKKLSESCIHNEREPDKAHTGKIYLCDICGKSFKIGRYLIQHKLIHTDSKLYNCDTCGKRFSTNQCLSNHKRIHTGEKPYHCHICGKTFSQNSNLLNHKRIHTGEKPYHCDICGKLFSINSNLLKHVRMHTGEKPYHCDICGKAFSVKCSLLKHKHTHTGEKPFHCDICGKAFSENSNLLNHKRIHTGEKPYHCDICGKSFSENSNLLKHKRMHTGEKPYHCDICGKAFSVNSHLSKHKRIHTGEKPYLCAICGMTFSQSSNLLTHKRIHTGEKPYHCDICGKTFNANGNLSNHKRIHTGKKQYHCDICGKSLSQKGRLLSHKRIHTGEKPYHCDICSKKFSTNEYLSNHKRIHTGEKPYRCDICGKAFSGNSHLLTHRRIHTGEKPYHCDICGKSFSDGSHLSKHKRIHTGEKPYHCDICGKSFSQNINLLTHRRIHTGEKPYHCDICGKAFSLNCHLSNHKRIHTG